Proteins from one Mucilaginibacter jinjuensis genomic window:
- a CDS encoding glycosyltransferase family 2 protein → MPKAVAVILVNWNTPAFTANCIRSLIEYCDNGLFDIIVVDNGSTDNSLQILSAKFPKLTYIDNKENLGFAEGNNRGLQQSINAGYEYSLVINTDTLVDEDIVTALTTHLNNHSQAAAVQPAIFWMHNRTKLWNGPCGFNALLGITYSKTQDSIQKLTSYQKVEWVTGCCILIRNSALKKAGMFNKQFFLYYEDVELSYRLRSHGYEVHYLPTNKMYHEAGISGKSSTKNAEGFLNPFIHYYTSRNHLWFLRKYGKPVFYPVNLIYNTGYYLAVLTYLKLRGRNKKVSLLLKGIKEGLFTPRSVIWPNN, encoded by the coding sequence ATGCCCAAAGCTGTTGCTGTAATATTAGTGAACTGGAATACGCCTGCATTTACGGCTAATTGTATCCGGTCATTAATTGAATATTGTGATAACGGGCTTTTTGATATTATAGTGGTTGACAATGGATCGACCGATAACTCCTTACAGATTCTTAGTGCAAAATTCCCCAAATTAACTTATATTGATAATAAAGAGAATTTAGGCTTCGCCGAAGGCAATAACCGCGGGTTACAGCAAAGTATTAATGCAGGTTATGAATACTCGCTGGTAATTAATACAGATACTTTAGTTGATGAAGATATTGTTACTGCTTTAACCACTCACCTCAATAACCATTCTCAGGCAGCAGCAGTACAGCCGGCTATTTTCTGGATGCATAACCGTACCAAACTATGGAACGGTCCATGTGGCTTTAACGCTTTGCTGGGTATTACTTACTCTAAAACCCAGGATAGCATTCAAAAACTTACCTCTTATCAAAAAGTAGAATGGGTAACGGGTTGTTGTATCCTCATCAGAAACAGTGCTCTTAAAAAAGCCGGAATGTTTAATAAGCAGTTCTTTCTGTATTACGAGGATGTGGAGCTCTCGTATCGTTTACGGAGCCACGGGTATGAAGTTCATTATTTGCCCACAAATAAAATGTATCATGAGGCTGGTATTTCGGGTAAATCGAGCACAAAAAATGCCGAGGGTTTTCTGAACCCATTCATCCATTATTACACCAGTAGAAACCACCTCTGGTTTTTGAGAAAATATGGCAAGCCTGTTTTTTATCCTGTTAACTTAATTTACAATACCGGTTATTACCTGGCAGTACTTACCTATTTAAAATTGCGCGGCCGAAACAAAAAGGTATCTCTTTTATTAAAAGGAATAAAGGAAGGGCTGTTTACGCCACGAAGCGTAATTTGGCCTAATAACTAA